One genomic window of Methanofastidiosum sp. includes the following:
- a CDS encoding YcaO-related McrA-glycine thioamidation protein, giving the protein MELKSCKKQYMKDTHRAIPPEDTLKIVKQKLEICGITRVADITDLDRLGIPVFSAIRPDATLGSVSVYNGKGVSKIEAEVSAIMEGIERYSSEVNEEMILDSSQSELDGKVNYLSPYELSLPAKEMYNEYIKLGWVKGYDLIRKEEIYVPANSVFHPYPLKRDYPLFRTNTNGLASGNTLEEAIFHGLCEVIERDAWSLVEMKRTFPKSLVIEINDPLLDDFINRFKENEIEIIFKDITSDIMVPTILAVIDDLRLKDPTLMVMGMGTHIDPKVALYRAITEAAQSRLTQIHGAREDTQKAEMKRKIGYDRIRRLNWYYLNEFDIKSKTSDFTIKASDDILKDINTLLEILTKNGINRAIVVDLTRSELQIPVVRVLVPQLEQYGIDNSRIGSRGRMKEVDKNYYLFGPKPPNRRG; this is encoded by the coding sequence ATGGAATTAAAAAGCTGTAAAAAACAATATATGAAGGATACTCACAGAGCTATTCCTCCAGAAGATACACTTAAAATTGTCAAACAAAAACTAGAGATATGTGGAATTACAAGAGTTGCAGATATAACGGATCTAGACAGACTTGGAATCCCTGTTTTCTCAGCCATCAGACCTGATGCTACTTTGGGATCAGTTTCTGTCTACAATGGAAAAGGTGTTTCAAAAATTGAAGCAGAGGTATCTGCAATAATGGAAGGAATAGAAAGATATTCTTCTGAAGTTAATGAAGAGATGATTTTAGATTCTTCACAATCTGAATTAGATGGAAAAGTAAATTATTTATCTCCTTATGAATTATCATTACCTGCCAAAGAGATGTATAATGAATATATAAAACTAGGTTGGGTCAAAGGTTATGACCTGATTAGAAAAGAAGAGATTTATGTCCCAGCAAATTCAGTTTTCCACCCATATCCTCTAAAAAGAGATTATCCTCTTTTCAGAACAAATACAAATGGGTTGGCTTCTGGAAATACTTTGGAAGAAGCAATTTTTCACGGATTATGCGAAGTTATTGAAAGAGATGCATGGTCTCTTGTTGAGATGAAAAGAACTTTTCCAAAGAGTCTTGTAATTGAGATAAATGATCCTTTGCTTGATGATTTTATTAATAGATTTAAGGAAAATGAAATAGAAATTATTTTTAAAGATATTACATCAGATATCATGGTTCCTACAATTCTTGCTGTTATTGATGATTTGAGATTAAAGGATCCAACTCTTATGGTAATGGGGATGGGGACCCATATCGACCCAAAAGTAGCCTTATATCGCGCTATAACGGAAGCGGCACAGTCAAGATTGACTCAAATTCACGGCGCAAGAGAAGATACGCAGAAAGCAGAAATGAAAAGAAAGATAGGATACGACAGAATTAGAAGATTAAACTGGTATTATCTTAATGAATTTGATATAAAGTCAAAAACATCTGATTTCACAATTAAAGCTTCAGATGATATACTTAAAGATATTAATACGTTATTGGAAATTTTGACTAAGAATGGAATTAATAGAGCCATAGTTGTTGATCTTACAAGGAGCGAACTTCAGATACCCGTAGTTAGAGTTCTTGTTCCACAGCTTGAACAATATGGTATTGATAATTCAAGGATCGGATCAAGAGGGCGGATGAAAGAAGTTGATAAAAATTATTATCTATTTGGGCCCAAGCCTCCCAATAGAAGAGGCTAA
- a CDS encoding TfuA-related McrA-glycine thioamidation protein, whose product MIKIIIYLGPSLPIEEAKSILSSNKKREVIYAPPIRRGDIPNAISESMDVIGIIDGVFFRESAVSPREIMEVLKTNGARIYGSSSMGALRASELDRYGMVGIGKIYQYYKDGIINSDDEVALSFDSEEFIPISEPLVNIRETIKRAVDENIINQEESEIIFKSAKVLYFPERRWDKIIKNSEKQLGACLSNFSIFVKEKKVDLKKEDAIQLLKKIDSDSK is encoded by the coding sequence TTGATAAAAATTATTATCTATTTGGGCCCAAGCCTCCCAATAGAAGAGGCTAAATCGATTTTGTCTTCAAATAAAAAAAGAGAAGTTATCTATGCACCCCCTATTAGGCGAGGGGACATCCCAAATGCTATTTCAGAAAGTATGGATGTAATTGGGATTATTGATGGCGTTTTCTTTAGAGAGAGTGCAGTGTCGCCAAGAGAGATAATGGAAGTTCTAAAGACGAATGGTGCAAGAATATACGGCTCATCAAGTATGGGTGCATTAAGAGCTTCAGAACTCGATAGGTACGGCATGGTAGGAATTGGAAAGATTTACCAATATTACAAGGATGGAATCATTAATTCTGATGACGAAGTTGCCTTGTCATTTGACAGTGAAGAATTTATTCCAATATCAGAACCACTTGTCAACATTAGAGAAACAATAAAAAGAGCTGTTGATGAAAATATAATAAATCAAGAAGAATCTGAGATAATCTTCAAATCCGCAAAAGTCTTGTATTTCCCAGAAAGACGGTGGGACAAAATAATAAAGAACTCAGAAAAACAATTAGGAGCGTGTCTCTCTAATTTTTCTATATTTGTTAAGGAAAAAAAGGTAGATTTGAAGAAAGAAGATGCAATTCAGCTTCTTAAAAAGATAGATAGTGATTCGAAATAG
- the hemL gene encoding glutamate-1-semialdehyde 2,1-aminomutase, which produces MRNNKDLFNESKKYLCGGVNSPVRAMKPYPFFTERAKGAMLLDVEGNSYIDYCLGYGPMMLGHKNPEILDAVKHQLEKGTDYGTPTENEIIFAKRLSQVVPNVEKIRCVNTGTEATMSAIRLARGITERDKIVKFDGGFHGAHDVVLVKAGSGVMTSSIPGSKGIPKASIKNTISVQFNNIGALSSIIEKGDVAGIIIEPIIANAGCILPEKGYLKEVKRVAKQNGTLMIMDEVITGFRVSLGGAQEYFKVNGDIITMGKIIGGGFPLAAFGGKKKIMNEVSPEGHVYNAGTFNGNPVSMAAGLKTLDILERKETYTKIKERTDKIVDGIYDMTSKMKTALYSAPGMFCLYFGVNEVKNYENAKKADTEMFKKFHKELLKRGIFLPPSQFECNFLSVDHDEEVIDKTLESMSAALKAIKR; this is translated from the coding sequence ATGCGAAATAATAAAGATCTTTTTAACGAGTCTAAAAAGTATCTATGTGGAGGAGTTAATAGTCCTGTAAGAGCCATGAAACCTTACCCCTTTTTCACTGAAAGGGCCAAGGGGGCAATGTTATTAGATGTAGAGGGTAACAGCTACATAGATTACTGTTTAGGTTATGGGCCAATGATGTTGGGCCATAAAAATCCAGAAATTCTTGATGCTGTAAAACATCAACTTGAAAAGGGAACTGATTATGGAACACCGACAGAAAATGAGATTATCTTTGCCAAGAGATTATCTCAAGTTGTGCCTAATGTTGAAAAGATAAGGTGTGTTAACACTGGTACCGAAGCAACTATGAGTGCAATAAGACTTGCTAGAGGTATAACTGAAAGAGATAAAATTGTGAAATTTGATGGAGGCTTTCATGGAGCTCATGATGTAGTTTTGGTAAAGGCTGGATCTGGAGTAATGACTTCGTCCATCCCAGGTTCAAAGGGGATACCAAAAGCTTCTATAAAAAATACTATTTCTGTCCAATTTAACAACATCGGGGCATTGTCATCAATAATTGAAAAGGGTGATGTGGCAGGAATTATTATAGAGCCAATTATAGCTAATGCTGGTTGTATTTTACCTGAAAAAGGATATTTAAAGGAAGTAAAAAGAGTTGCAAAACAGAATGGAACGTTAATGATTATGGATGAGGTTATCACTGGATTTAGGGTAAGCTTAGGTGGTGCCCAAGAATACTTCAAAGTCAATGGGGATATTATCACTATGGGAAAAATTATTGGAGGAGGCTTCCCTCTTGCTGCATTTGGTGGGAAAAAGAAGATAATGAATGAAGTATCTCCTGAAGGTCATGTATATAACGCAGGTACTTTCAATGGAAATCCTGTTTCTATGGCTGCAGGATTAAAAACACTAGATATATTAGAAAGAAAAGAAACATACACAAAAATAAAGGAAAGAACGGACAAAATTGTGGATGGAATTTATGACATGACTTCAAAAATGAAAACTGCTTTATACAGTGCACCAGGAATGTTCTGTTTATATTTCGGTGTCAATGAAGTTAAAAATTATGAAAATGCTAAAAAAGCAGATACGGAAATGTTTAAGAAATTCCACAAAGAATTATTGAAAAGGGGAATATTTTTACCTCCTTCTCAATTTGAATGTAATTTTTTGTCAGTAGACCATGACGAAGAAGTGATAGATAAAACACTAGAAAGCATGAGTGCTGCACTAAAAGCAATTAAAAGATGA
- the hemC gene encoding hydroxymethylbilane synthase, with translation MKLICGTRGSKLALTQTDETIDALCKKTGINVEKKIIKTKGDQILDLPLHKIGGKGLFIKEIDDALINNQIDFAIHSLKDYPTDILPELEICAITNRRPPYDALISLEASMDDLPEESTVGTSSLRRKSEISRIRPDLNIKDIRGNLDTRIRKLKEGQYDAIVVAEAGFSRLYGEIKEIEGYKFSRISSDIIIPAPGQGALAIVCRKDDVEIKEVLKAIDHEKTEIETMCERQFMIDVGGGCNLPVGALSFINENEIELKAFVGNLEGTKSVRGEIKGKKEDYIKMAKELAKRINIRE, from the coding sequence ATGAAACTTATTTGTGGTACAAGAGGTTCAAAGTTAGCTTTGACTCAAACTGATGAGACCATTGATGCTTTATGTAAAAAAACTGGGATAAATGTTGAAAAAAAGATAATAAAAACTAAAGGGGATCAAATTCTTGATCTTCCTTTACACAAAATTGGAGGAAAAGGATTATTTATCAAAGAGATAGATGATGCCCTTATCAACAATCAAATAGATTTTGCCATTCATTCTCTGAAGGATTATCCTACAGATATCCTGCCTGAACTTGAGATTTGTGCAATTACGAATAGGAGACCTCCTTATGACGCCTTAATAAGTCTTGAAGCGTCTATGGATGATCTTCCTGAAGAGTCTACAGTTGGTACCTCCTCTTTGAGAAGAAAATCAGAAATATCAAGGATACGTCCTGATCTTAATATTAAAGATATTAGAGGAAATTTAGATACAAGAATTAGAAAACTGAAGGAAGGCCAATATGATGCAATAGTAGTTGCAGAAGCTGGATTCTCAAGATTATATGGAGAAATAAAAGAAATTGAAGGTTACAAATTTTCTCGAATTAGTTCTGACATTATCATTCCTGCGCCAGGACAGGGAGCTTTGGCTATTGTATGCAGAAAAGATGATGTTGAAATAAAGGAAGTGTTAAAAGCTATTGATCATGAGAAGACAGAAATAGAAACGATGTGTGAGCGACAATTTATGATTGATGTAGGCGGAGGGTGTAATCTTCCTGTAGGAGCACTTTCTTTTATAAATGAAAATGAAATTGAGTTGAAAGCATTTGTAGGGAATTTAGAAGGAACTAAATCTGTTAGGGGCGAAATTAAAGGAAAGAAGGAAGATTATATAAAGATGGCAAAAGAACTTGCTAAGAGAATTAATATCAGAGAGTGA
- the cobA gene encoding uroporphyrinogen-III C-methyltransferase, producing the protein MVVYIAGAGPGDPKLITVKALELIKKADVILYDKLVSKDLLSYSKKECIKVYVGKKSEGSSQFQDDINKELYDYGKDYNIVVRLKGGDPYIFGRGAEEAMYLYDKGIPFEVIPGISSTVSCPMYSGIPLSYRESNSAFAFLTGHEAENKSFSLNWDRLPDTLVIVMGIKNRDAIAKNLINSGFDPNTPVAIIKNGTTLLQETSICDLGTLGKTPADPPSVIFVGKNVLFRDKLDFFQKKISLIKGRKIFVSRESGEELDIMQKMGAKIYAYSLIDIINIDFKLPNLSYYDVIVLTSATGVDKLEGVDLPIEKEYYTIGPKTEEKLIERGIYPRRPEKYNSKELARFMISEFKERKKILTLRSHEAPGYLEDRLKEFHDVTRIDVYKVKMRDNILDKKNFDIAFISSSSNAEAFKKMGLNAGIIVSIGPETSNALFKNGITPTIEADTHTLSGMLEALLDHLIGCDTFDKNKRS; encoded by the coding sequence TTGGTTGTATACATAGCGGGGGCAGGTCCAGGTGATCCAAAACTTATTACAGTTAAAGCTCTTGAACTAATTAAAAAGGCAGACGTTATTCTATATGATAAACTTGTAAGTAAGGATTTACTTTCATACTCTAAGAAAGAGTGTATTAAAGTTTATGTGGGAAAAAAATCAGAAGGATCGAGCCAGTTTCAAGATGACATAAATAAAGAACTTTATGATTACGGAAAAGATTACAATATCGTTGTTAGACTTAAGGGGGGAGATCCCTACATATTTGGGAGAGGTGCGGAGGAAGCAATGTACCTCTATGATAAGGGAATACCTTTTGAAGTAATTCCAGGAATTTCATCAACAGTTTCCTGCCCAATGTATTCTGGGATACCTCTTTCTTATAGAGAGTCAAACTCAGCTTTTGCGTTTTTAACTGGTCATGAAGCGGAAAATAAATCATTTAGTCTAAACTGGGATAGACTTCCAGACACATTAGTAATAGTAATGGGGATAAAAAATAGAGATGCGATAGCCAAAAATCTAATTAACTCAGGATTTGACCCGAACACACCAGTTGCAATAATAAAAAATGGAACAACATTGCTCCAAGAAACATCAATCTGTGACCTGGGTACTTTAGGAAAAACTCCTGCCGATCCTCCTTCTGTTATATTTGTAGGAAAAAATGTTTTGTTTAGAGATAAACTTGACTTTTTTCAAAAAAAAATATCTTTAATCAAAGGCAGAAAAATATTTGTTTCTAGAGAAAGTGGGGAAGAACTAGATATTATGCAAAAAATGGGGGCAAAAATATATGCTTACTCCCTAATCGACATAATAAATATTGATTTTAAACTTCCTAATTTATCATATTATGATGTCATTGTTCTTACAAGTGCAACGGGTGTTGATAAGCTTGAAGGTGTCGACTTGCCAATAGAAAAAGAATATTACACGATAGGCCCCAAGACTGAAGAAAAATTGATTGAAAGGGGAATATACCCCAGAAGACCCGAAAAATACAATTCAAAGGAACTTGCAAGATTTATGATTTCAGAATTTAAGGAAAGAAAAAAGATTTTGACTTTGAGATCCCATGAAGCCCCTGGTTATCTGGAAGATAGATTAAAAGAATTTCACGATGTTACAAGGATTGATGTTTATAAAGTAAAAATGAGAGATAATATACTCGATAAAAAGAATTTTGACATAGCATTTATTTCGAGCTCTTCAAATGCAGAAGCCTTTAAAAAGATGGGATTAAATGCGGGAATCATTGTCTCAATTGGGCCTGAAACAAGTAACGCTCTATTCAAAAATGGAATAACTCCTACAATCGAAGCAGATACTCATACCTTGTCTGGCATGCTTGAAGCCTTATTAGACCATCTAATTGGATGTGATACTTTTGACAAAAATAAAAGATCCTAA
- a CDS encoding ECF transporter S component, whose amino-acid sequence MTKIKDPKNIGIVAVFSALAFVATRFIQIPILQTGGYLNFGEAIIYVAAIFFGPFVGGLVGAIGPALADVTSPYAAFAPFTFIIKGIEGFIVGKISSGNQNKINKAIGILAGGSIMVVGYFIVEIFVFLIPPPIALIEVPFNVLQFVVGGIIAIVITERLKKSVDRIIYR is encoded by the coding sequence TTGACAAAAATAAAAGATCCTAAGAATATAGGAATAGTTGCAGTTTTTTCAGCACTTGCATTTGTAGCTACTAGATTTATTCAGATACCAATTCTCCAGACAGGAGGCTATCTAAACTTTGGCGAAGCTATAATATATGTCGCTGCCATATTTTTTGGGCCTTTTGTTGGCGGATTAGTCGGTGCGATTGGTCCAGCTCTTGCAGATGTTACATCCCCATATGCTGCCTTTGCTCCTTTTACATTTATCATAAAAGGCATCGAAGGATTCATAGTAGGCAAAATATCTTCTGGCAATCAGAATAAAATTAATAAAGCAATAGGCATATTAGCTGGCGGAAGTATAATGGTTGTTGGATATTTTATAGTTGAAATATTCGTATTTTTGATACCACCTCCAATTGCACTTATAGAAGTCCCATTTAACGTATTACAATTTGTAGTTGGGGGAATAATAGCTATAGTAATAACTGAAAGACTAAAAAAAAGTGTGGATAGAATAATTTATAGGTAG
- the ehbP gene encoding energy-converting hydrogenase B subunit EhbP — protein MAKFILFPKDVQNMGGYIVENVAKLGYRDIIVGNPTDEPIKIEIPVYNEDIVKSYEQLGIIVYRMKTDESLISALDKVKAIVKTDNLKDMKNYDIPKKKKTIKK, from the coding sequence ATGGCAAAATTTATACTTTTTCCAAAAGATGTTCAGAATATGGGCGGGTATATTGTAGAAAACGTTGCAAAACTAGGTTATAGAGATATAATCGTAGGAAACCCAACCGATGAACCCATTAAAATTGAAATACCAGTATACAATGAAGACATTGTTAAAAGCTATGAACAGCTTGGGATAATTGTCTACAGAATGAAGACCGATGAATCCTTAATCTCCGCTCTAGATAAGGTAAAAGCAATTGTAAAAACTGATAATCTAAAAGACATGAAGAACTACGATATACCAAAAAAGAAAAAGACTATAAAAAAATAA
- a CDS encoding NADH-quinone oxidoreductase subunit H: protein MMIKLILATILIPLAALITGFLIPGLERKVQARIQQRIGPPILTPGFWAILKFFYKEKIKPNSPMPRLFHSLPIIGIFVMFFAVLFTTPEWWGVNALGTVVAVVGLLKVIEFLFMAIGSFSRSILSVSMPYADQIKGAVMKGDYRRFFEQQSVLRAFKMITVGSFPLYLAMFVPVILVKSINFSDIVQFQGFDTSFIYPGGIIDLMYLEKIMSLKPILFTFPGMLAGFVYFVGYIMLLNEYPFSIEKAKSDVIEGPSLEYAAWARGGYYLMRESILFVLSSVFITLFIGLPPTLNLPLLVLHCLLCLIMPILFSIVSAFSPIFTFKQVYPVSMGFTALGFLAMVMSLLTVV, encoded by the coding sequence ATGATGATTAAACTAATACTTGCAACCATACTTATTCCATTAGCAGCATTAATTACTGGATTTCTTATTCCTGGACTTGAAAGAAAAGTTCAGGCCAGAATACAACAAAGAATAGGTCCACCTATACTCACACCTGGATTCTGGGCAATTCTTAAATTCTTTTATAAAGAAAAGATAAAACCAAATTCACCAATGCCAAGATTATTCCATAGTCTACCTATAATAGGAATATTCGTGATGTTCTTTGCGGTACTCTTTACAACTCCAGAATGGTGGGGCGTAAATGCATTGGGAACAGTTGTCGCTGTAGTAGGATTACTAAAAGTAATAGAGTTCTTGTTCATGGCAATTGGTAGCTTTTCAAGATCTATTTTGTCTGTTTCAATGCCTTATGCTGACCAGATAAAAGGGGCCGTAATGAAAGGAGATTACAGGAGATTCTTTGAGCAACAGAGTGTACTCAGAGCATTTAAGATGATTACAGTAGGCTCATTTCCACTATACCTTGCAATGTTCGTACCCGTAATCTTAGTTAAATCAATTAATTTTTCAGATATAGTTCAATTCCAAGGATTTGATACATCATTTATCTATCCTGGTGGAATAATTGATTTAATGTACCTAGAAAAAATTATGAGTCTAAAACCAATTTTATTTACATTTCCAGGTATGTTAGCTGGATTTGTTTATTTTGTTGGGTATATAATGCTATTAAACGAATATCCATTCAGCATTGAAAAAGCTAAATCTGATGTAATTGAAGGGCCATCATTAGAATACGCAGCTTGGGCTAGAGGAGGTTACTATCTGATGAGGGAATCAATACTATTTGTTCTATCAAGTGTTTTCATAACATTATTCATAGGACTTCCCCCAACACTTAACTTGCCCTTACTAGTTCTACACTGCCTACTCTGCTTGATTATGCCAATACTATTCTCTATAGTATCTGCATTCTCACCAATATTTACCTTTAAACAAGTGTATCCAGTTTCAATGGGATTCACAGCTTTAGGTTTCCTTGCAATGGTAATGTCTCTACTAACGGTGGTGTAA
- a CDS encoding nickel-dependent hydrogenase large subunit encodes MLEPYRARFFVEDEVIVDCELTLDPYHKGIERIMEGMPVHKGLIITERICGICSHIHLWNGTRAVERGLRIKVPERADYIRVIMAELERLHSHLIYLAHATEVLGHETMCMRAFTLREDIMDLLYIISGNRVHYAVPILGGVRPRCDIDEYRLSELQTRLAKLKIKIGDYANRVINDSMIMSRIKGSGVLTKEEAIKYAAPGPTGRASGWGVDLRKKMKEYKNFDFNVIVLDDGDNKDRVVSRALESIEAIKIIEQALESLPSGPISNRSFELKEMKFSTSYIEAPRGEIYDSLALDETGRIRNYQNRTPTLTALAAMEVACIGDQLTDGMLTMASCDPCLACTNRAIVVENGKERIFTEEDVKSLIRRGL; translated from the coding sequence ATGCTTGAACCTTATAGAGCAAGATTCTTTGTTGAAGACGAAGTAATTGTAGATTGTGAACTTACTCTTGATCCTTACCATAAGGGTATTGAAAGAATCATGGAAGGGATGCCCGTTCACAAAGGACTTATAATTACTGAGAGAATTTGCGGTATATGTTCACATATACACCTTTGGAATGGCACACGAGCCGTTGAAAGAGGACTTAGGATTAAAGTTCCAGAAAGAGCAGATTATATTAGAGTTATAATGGCTGAACTTGAGAGGCTTCACAGCCACTTGATTTACTTGGCCCACGCAACAGAAGTTTTGGGTCACGAAACAATGTGTATGAGGGCCTTTACTTTGAGGGAAGATATAATGGATCTTCTATATATAATCTCAGGCAACAGGGTTCACTATGCAGTTCCTATATTAGGCGGTGTAAGACCAAGGTGTGACATTGATGAATATAGGCTATCTGAATTACAGACAAGATTGGCTAAATTAAAAATAAAAATAGGCGATTATGCAAATAGAGTTATTAACGATTCAATGATCATGTCAAGGATCAAAGGAAGTGGCGTATTAACTAAAGAAGAAGCTATAAAATATGCCGCACCTGGACCAACAGGAAGAGCAAGTGGCTGGGGCGTGGATCTTAGAAAGAAAATGAAAGAATACAAAAACTTTGATTTCAATGTTATAGTATTAGACGACGGAGATAATAAAGATAGAGTTGTTTCAAGAGCCCTTGAATCAATTGAAGCCATTAAGATTATTGAACAGGCGCTCGAATCTTTACCTTCCGGCCCAATATCCAACAGAAGTTTTGAATTAAAGGAAATGAAATTTTCAACCTCTTATATTGAAGCACCAAGAGGAGAGATTTATGATTCTCTAGCTCTTGATGAAACTGGCAGAATACGAAACTACCAAAACAGAACTCCAACTTTAACTGCTTTAGCCGCAATGGAAGTTGCATGTATAGGGGATCAATTAACTGATGGTATGCTTACCATGGCAAGCTGTGATCCATGTCTTGCTTGCACTAATAGAGCCATTGTAGTTGAAAATGGAAAGGAGAGGATTTTTACAGAGGAAGATGTGAAGAGCCTAATTAGGAGGGGTCTATGA
- a CDS encoding 4Fe-4S dicluster domain-containing protein, producing MKSIFLIFLKGIYVNILRILFAADRVTSKDIRNSILQGKVKYPEVINDESCIGCGGCANICPVEAIEMVPIKKPIEIVKGYTKTQTPKYDPLKCLYCFWCHDNCPIYAFYGKPGAIHPREVGEFKADPAKLLKEPIKLKEAQIKEIIDIMAKDSSKYFGEV from the coding sequence ATGAAAAGTATTTTTTTAATATTTCTTAAGGGTATATATGTGAATATCCTTAGAATACTTTTTGCCGCTGATAGAGTAACAAGTAAAGATATCAGAAATTCCATACTTCAAGGCAAGGTAAAATATCCCGAAGTTATTAATGATGAATCATGCATAGGATGTGGGGGATGTGCGAATATCTGCCCTGTAGAAGCTATTGAAATGGTACCTATTAAGAAACCGATTGAAATAGTAAAGGGATATACAAAAACACAAACTCCAAAATATGACCCTTTAAAGTGTCTTTACTGTTTTTGGTGTCATGATAACTGTCCAATTTATGCATTCTATGGAAAACCTGGTGCAATTCATCCAAGAGAAGTTGGAGAATTTAAAGCCGACCCTGCTAAGCTCTTAAAAGAACCAATAAAACTCAAAGAAGCTCAGATAAAAGAAATCATTGATATAATGGCTAAGGATTCCTCAAAATATTTTGGTGAGGTGTAA
- a CDS encoding 4Fe-4S binding protein has translation MPKQKDRDGGPIQAKGKSKLLSIAIDEKRCDKGGRCTYYCPAKAIKYEATPGVCTHCDVCMDVCPVGAIKNSFIDYGKCVSCYTCVRECINNAIVIENHRPKIIKGESKRKLYYCNQCGLCVDACPNDALKWEGGRIRFDTVTCINCNLCVKACPTKIKTSEREKMFTGHCILCGICTTACKKDAIKLNYREWQGEHEGCIQCGICKEVCPTKCIEVDLNGFRVNLEKCVMCENCGAYCPVKCLPRKTRYHKEIKGGTLTYNDDLCIMCEQCVKICPSDAISVKAKKLVFDMDTCIRCGACDNICPAYAINVQTDFEDRTINGRSK, from the coding sequence ATGCCAAAGCAAAAAGATAGAGACGGGGGCCCAATTCAGGCTAAAGGAAAATCCAAGCTCTTAAGCATAGCTATAGATGAAAAAAGATGTGATAAAGGAGGCCGATGTACTTACTACTGCCCTGCAAAAGCAATAAAATATGAAGCAACACCTGGAGTTTGTACACATTGTGACGTATGCATGGATGTCTGCCCAGTTGGGGCAATAAAAAATTCTTTTATCGATTATGGTAAATGTGTTTCTTGTTACACATGTGTTAGAGAATGTATTAATAATGCAATAGTCATTGAAAATCATAGACCTAAGATAATTAAGGGCGAATCAAAAAGAAAACTCTATTATTGTAATCAATGTGGACTATGCGTGGATGCCTGTCCAAATGATGCTTTAAAGTGGGAAGGAGGAAGAATAAGATTTGACACAGTAACATGTATCAATTGTAATCTTTGTGTTAAAGCTTGTCCAACAAAAATTAAGACAAGTGAAAGAGAGAAGATGTTCACTGGCCACTGTATCCTTTGTGGAATTTGTACAACAGCTTGTAAAAAAGATGCAATTAAGTTAAACTACAGAGAATGGCAAGGAGAACACGAAGGATGTATCCAATGTGGTATCTGCAAAGAAGTCTGTCCAACTAAGTGCATTGAGGTCGATTTGAACGGATTTAGAGTAAATCTTGAAAAATGCGTAATGTGTGAAAACTGTGGTGCATATTGTCCTGTCAAATGTCTTCCAAGAAAGACAAGATATCACAAAGAAATCAAAGGTGGAACTCTAACTTATAATGATGATTTATGTATAATGTGTGAGCAATGTGTTAAAATTTGTCCATCAGATGCAATTTCTGTCAAGGCAAAAAAACTTGTCTTTGATATGGATACATGTATTAGATGCGGTGCTTGTGATAACATTTGTCCTGCATATGCAATAAATGTGCAGACAGATTTTGAAGACAGAACCATTAACGGGAGGTCAAAATAA
- a CDS encoding 4Fe-4S binding protein, whose translation MYITTDKCNLAKKCVEACPTKSTRIINDKAFSCVTCGKCMEVCPVDAIFKNRYGGYIVDKEKCIGCSICEKNCPVSVIKMIKYKDKKVPEGICAMCNVCRDVCPMGARVNAEGKLRFNLESMTIEEVKR comes from the coding sequence ATGTACATTACCACTGATAAATGTAATCTAGCTAAGAAGTGCGTAGAAGCATGCCCTACGAAGAGTACTAGAATAATTAATGACAAAGCTTTCAGTTGTGTTACATGTGGCAAATGCATGGAAGTATGTCCTGTCGATGCTATATTCAAAAATAGATATGGAGGGTATATCGTAGACAAAGAAAAATGCATTGGATGCTCCATATGTGAAAAGAACTGCCCTGTCAGTGTTATAAAAATGATCAAGTACAAGGATAAGAAAGTTCCAGAGGGCATATGTGCAATGTGCAATGTTTGTAGAGACGTTTGTCCAATGGGCGCCAGAGTCAATGCCGAAGGAAAGCTTAGGTTTAATCTTGAGTCAATGACTATTGAAGAGGTGAAGAGATAA